A genomic region of Cannabis sativa cultivar Pink pepper isolate KNU-18-1 chromosome 1, ASM2916894v1, whole genome shotgun sequence contains the following coding sequences:
- the LOC115704805 gene encoding E3 ubiquitin-protein ligase DIS1 yields MASVNPFFEDMRTKSEVIDPPQSEDMLDVGEILNDSPQNIGKPNVAVTSSVRDLLECPVCLNAMYPPIHQCSNGHTLCSGCKPRVHNRCPTCRHELGNIRCLALEKVAASLELPCKYQSYGCIGIYPYYSKLKHESQCIYRPYNCPYAGSECTIVGDIPSLVAHLKDDHKVDMHNGCTFNHRYVKSNPQEVENATWMLTVFSCFGQYFCLHFEAFQLGTAPVYIAFLRFMGDDVEAKSYNYSLEVGGHGRKMVWQGIPRSIRDSHRKVRDSFDGLIIQRNMALSFSGGDRKELKLRVTGRIWKEQ; encoded by the exons ATGGCATCTGTGAATCCATTTTTCGAAGATATGCGAACAAAATCCGAGGTTATTGATCCTCCTCAAAGTGAAGATATGCTTGATGTTGGTGAAATTCTGAATGATTCTCCACAAAATATAGGAAAGCCTAATGTAGCTGTTACAAGCAGTGTCCGCGATCTTTTGGAGTGCCCTGTTTGCTTAAATGCAATGTACCCTCCAATTCATCAG TGTTCAAATGGTCACACGTTATGTTCTGGTTGCAAGCCAAGAGTTCATAACCGGTGTCCCACCTGCAGGCATGAACTCGGGAACATTCGATGTCTTGCTTTAGAGAAAGTTGCTGCATCTCTTGAGCTTCCATGTAAATATCAGAGTTATGGTTGCATTGGTATATACCCTTATTACAGCAAGTTGAAGCATGAGTCTCAATGCATTTACAGACCATACAATTGCCCATATGCTGGATCAGAATGCACTATTGTTGGTGATATCCCTTCTCTTGTAGCCCATTTAAAAGATGATCACAAAGTTGATATGCATAATGGCTGCACTTTTAATCATCGCTATGTCAAATCAAACCCGCAGGAGGTTGAAAATGCAACCTGGATGTTAACG GTTTTCAGCTGTTTTGGCCAGTATTTTTGTCTGCATTTTGAAGCTTTCCAGCTCGGTACAGCTCCCGTCTACATAGCTTTCCTTCGGTTTATGGGTGATGATGTTGAGGCAAAGAGTTATAACTACAGTCTTGAAGTGGGTGGACATGGGAGGAAGATGGTATGGCAGGGGATTCCAAGAAGCATTAGGGACAGTCACCGAAAAGTTCGTGACAGTTTtgatggtctcattatccaacgaAATATGGCTCTCTCCTTCTCTGGGGGAGACCGGAAAGAGTTGAAGCTTAGGGTGACTGGTAGAATTTGGAAAGAACAGTAA